Proteins encoded in a region of the Pelmatolapia mariae isolate MD_Pm_ZW linkage group LG6, Pm_UMD_F_2, whole genome shotgun sequence genome:
- the tk1 gene encoding thymidine kinase, cytosolic, whose protein sequence is MNMDCVDFPRVLPNSPRKARGQIQVIFGPMFSGKSTELMRRVRRFQIAQYNCLVIKYAKDTRYSDTGMATHDKSTMEAVPANCLRDVRPLALRACVIGIDEGQFFPDAVEFCEEMANLGKTIIVAALDGTFQRKAFGNILNLVPLAESVVKLHAVCMQCFKEAAYTKRIGAEKEVEVIGGADKYQAVCRKCYGGLMVGKENSSPFRNETPQNALIGKLVDSGVPRKLFSSLHL, encoded by the exons atGAACATGGACTGCGTAGATTTTCCAAGAGTCCTACCAAACTCACCGAGGAAAGCCCGGGGACAAATTCAG GTCATCTTTGGACCGATGTTTTCAGGCAAAAG CACTGAACTGATGAGAAGAGTGCGCCGTTTCCAGATAGCCCAGTACAACTGCCTGGTGATCAAATATGCCAAAGATACACGGTACTCCGACACGGGCATGGCCACTCATGACAA AAGCACAATGGAAGCTGTACCAGCAAATTGTCTGAGGGATGTGCGGCCTCTGGCACTGCGAGCTTGTGTGATTGGAATCGATGAAGGACAGTTT TTCCCAGATGCTGTGGAGTTTTGTGAGGAGATGGCTAATTTGGGGAAGACAATCATTGTAGCTGCCTTAGATGGAACCTTCCAGAGAAAG GCGTTTGGAAACATCCTGAACCTTGTTCCTCTGGCGGAGAGTGTAGTGAAGCTCCACGCTGTCTGCATGCAGTGTTTCAAAGAAGCTGCCTACACCAAGAGGATAGGAGCTGAAAAGGAG GTGGAAGTGATTGGTGGAGCGGACAAATATCAGGCGGTGTGCAGAAAGTGTTACGGAGGTCTGATGGTTGGCAAAGAGAACAGTTCTCCCTTCAGGAACGAAACTCCACAAAATGCCCTCATAGGAAAGCTCGTGGACAGCGGTGTTCCCAGGAAGCTCTTCTCCTCTCTACATCTCTGA